The Cyprinus carpio isolate SPL01 chromosome B17, ASM1834038v1, whole genome shotgun sequence genome has a window encoding:
- the LOC109106992 gene encoding solute carrier family 22 member 6 isoform X1, producing MKTDGAFRRFAGPLQRHVYFILTLPIFFTAFTFFVDVFTLYITPCKDNTASKSLNQTVDTNIFNISTSWTGNHSDRTRQSLTCHEANRFAHGQATYMTGLLIGSLFGGAVSDKYGKKLLLICCSAVLAVATLVVAFLPFVPVYLTARGISGVACCAIHICTFSLGVEWSLPKYRIWPPTLFSFIFSLGMMGLAAVAFLASGWMQFHLALGIPQILFLPLYFFLPESPRWLLLNKRMKTLEGYQNRSPEDKQYLALLLDSVDNETQKPLSEKTSTKTESNFANFTSPTILLRLFVMSYIGFASALTYYGICFSVGSFGVNIYLAQFFSGLSEAPSLLLPFLLKRFGRRPFSMGSLFLSGISCMLSLLVSKFCNMPALVMTLALMGKLCMQSTYCVSVLYGIELFPTVIRQKCVGLVSLCYRVACIINAVVTPDGGIPLPAMICYSSGPIIGAALCLLLPETSGIPLPDTVQDCEKQPSMKLSCCARFCFHISWPVKPKQQSDASLNNENDLKNQMECSPISA from the exons ATGAAGACGGACGGCGCATTTCGTCGGTTTGCTGGTCCACTACAAAGACATGTCTATTTTATCCTTACTTTACCTATCTTTTTCACAGCCTTTACATTTTTCGTGGATGTCTTTACGTTATACATCACGCCTTGCAAGGATAATACAGCGAGCAAGTCTTTGAACCAAACAGTGGACACtaatatttttaacatctcaACAAGTTGGACGGGCAATCACAGTGACCGCACACGT CAGAGTCTCACGTGTCACGAGGCGAATCGTTTTGCTCACGGGCAAGCGACGTACATGACGGGCTTACTGATCGGCTCTTTATTCGGGGGCGCTGTTTCTGACAA GTATGGAAAGAAATTACTTCTAATCTGCTGCTCGGCGGTCCTCGCAGTTGCTACTCTTGTAGTGGCATTTCTGCCGTTTGTGCCTGTTTACTTGACTGCCCGCGGCATCAGTGGAGTAGCCTGCTGTGCCATTCACATCTGCACCTTCAGTTTAG GAGTTGAATGGAGCCTGCCCAAGTATCGTATCTGGCCACCCACCCTGTTTTCCTTCATCTTCAGTCTGGGAATGATGGGATTGGCAGCTGTAGCTTTCTTGGCCAGTGGTTGGATGCAGTTTCATCTGGCACTGGGCATCCCTCAGATCCTTTTCCTACCTCTTTATTT CTTTCTTCCAGAATCTCCTAGATGGCTGCTTCTTAATAAAAGGATGAAAACACTAGAGGGCTATCAGAATAGAAGTCCTGAGGACAAGCAGTACTTGGCTCTT cttTTGGATTCTGTGGACAATGAGACGCAGAAGCCACTCTCAGAGAAGACCTCCACTAAAACAGAGTCTAATTTCGCCAACTTTACGTCACCTACTATACTCCTGCGTCTGTTTGTCATGAGTTACATTGG ttttgCATCTGCTCTCACTTATTATGGGATCTGCTTCAGTGTGGGAAGTTTCGGTGTAAATATCTATCTGGCGCAGTTTTTCTCTGGACTATCAGAGGCTCCCTCTTTGCTGCTTCCATTTCTGTTGAAGCGATTTGGCCGTAGGCCGTTCAGCATGGGCTCGCTTTTCCTCAGTGGCATTTCCTGTATGCTGTCCCTCCTCGTTTCCAAGTTCTGCA ACATGCCTGCCCTTGTTATGACTTTGGCACTGATGGGCAAGCTGTGTATGCAGTCCACCTACTGCGTCTCCGTGCTCTATGGGATTGAGCTGTTCCCAACTGTAATAAG GCAGAAGTGTGTCGGACTGGTTAGTCTTTGTTACCGAGTGGCCTGTATCATAAACGCGGTGGTGACCCCTGACGGCGGGATCCCTCTGCCAGCTATGATCTGTTACAGCAGTGGGCCGATCATTGGTGCAGCCCTGTGCCTGCTGCTTCCAGAGACCAGTGGCATCCCTTTACCAGACACTGTACAAGACTGTGAGAAACAGCCCAGTATGAAGCTCTCATGCTGTGCACG tttttgttttcatatcagTTGGCCTGTGAAGCCTAAACAGCAGTCGGATGCTTCTTTAAACAATGAGAATGACTTGAAGAACCAAATGGAATGCAGTCCCATCTCAGCATAA
- the LOC109106992 gene encoding solute carrier family 22 member 6 isoform X2 encodes MKTDGAFRRFAGPLQRHVYFILTLPIFFTAFTFFVDVFTLYITPCKDNTASKSLNQTVDTNIFNISTSWTGNHSDRTRSLTCHEANRFAHGQATYMTGLLIGSLFGGAVSDKYGKKLLLICCSAVLAVATLVVAFLPFVPVYLTARGISGVACCAIHICTFSLGVEWSLPKYRIWPPTLFSFIFSLGMMGLAAVAFLASGWMQFHLALGIPQILFLPLYFFLPESPRWLLLNKRMKTLEGYQNRSPEDKQYLALLLDSVDNETQKPLSEKTSTKTESNFANFTSPTILLRLFVMSYIGFASALTYYGICFSVGSFGVNIYLAQFFSGLSEAPSLLLPFLLKRFGRRPFSMGSLFLSGISCMLSLLVSKFCNMPALVMTLALMGKLCMQSTYCVSVLYGIELFPTVIRQKCVGLVSLCYRVACIINAVVTPDGGIPLPAMICYSSGPIIGAALCLLLPETSGIPLPDTVQDCEKQPSMKLSCCARFCFHISWPVKPKQQSDASLNNENDLKNQMECSPISA; translated from the exons ATGAAGACGGACGGCGCATTTCGTCGGTTTGCTGGTCCACTACAAAGACATGTCTATTTTATCCTTACTTTACCTATCTTTTTCACAGCCTTTACATTTTTCGTGGATGTCTTTACGTTATACATCACGCCTTGCAAGGATAATACAGCGAGCAAGTCTTTGAACCAAACAGTGGACACtaatatttttaacatctcaACAAGTTGGACGGGCAATCACAGTGACCGCACACGT AGTCTCACGTGTCACGAGGCGAATCGTTTTGCTCACGGGCAAGCGACGTACATGACGGGCTTACTGATCGGCTCTTTATTCGGGGGCGCTGTTTCTGACAA GTATGGAAAGAAATTACTTCTAATCTGCTGCTCGGCGGTCCTCGCAGTTGCTACTCTTGTAGTGGCATTTCTGCCGTTTGTGCCTGTTTACTTGACTGCCCGCGGCATCAGTGGAGTAGCCTGCTGTGCCATTCACATCTGCACCTTCAGTTTAG GAGTTGAATGGAGCCTGCCCAAGTATCGTATCTGGCCACCCACCCTGTTTTCCTTCATCTTCAGTCTGGGAATGATGGGATTGGCAGCTGTAGCTTTCTTGGCCAGTGGTTGGATGCAGTTTCATCTGGCACTGGGCATCCCTCAGATCCTTTTCCTACCTCTTTATTT CTTTCTTCCAGAATCTCCTAGATGGCTGCTTCTTAATAAAAGGATGAAAACACTAGAGGGCTATCAGAATAGAAGTCCTGAGGACAAGCAGTACTTGGCTCTT cttTTGGATTCTGTGGACAATGAGACGCAGAAGCCACTCTCAGAGAAGACCTCCACTAAAACAGAGTCTAATTTCGCCAACTTTACGTCACCTACTATACTCCTGCGTCTGTTTGTCATGAGTTACATTGG ttttgCATCTGCTCTCACTTATTATGGGATCTGCTTCAGTGTGGGAAGTTTCGGTGTAAATATCTATCTGGCGCAGTTTTTCTCTGGACTATCAGAGGCTCCCTCTTTGCTGCTTCCATTTCTGTTGAAGCGATTTGGCCGTAGGCCGTTCAGCATGGGCTCGCTTTTCCTCAGTGGCATTTCCTGTATGCTGTCCCTCCTCGTTTCCAAGTTCTGCA ACATGCCTGCCCTTGTTATGACTTTGGCACTGATGGGCAAGCTGTGTATGCAGTCCACCTACTGCGTCTCCGTGCTCTATGGGATTGAGCTGTTCCCAACTGTAATAAG GCAGAAGTGTGTCGGACTGGTTAGTCTTTGTTACCGAGTGGCCTGTATCATAAACGCGGTGGTGACCCCTGACGGCGGGATCCCTCTGCCAGCTATGATCTGTTACAGCAGTGGGCCGATCATTGGTGCAGCCCTGTGCCTGCTGCTTCCAGAGACCAGTGGCATCCCTTTACCAGACACTGTACAAGACTGTGAGAAACAGCCCAGTATGAAGCTCTCATGCTGTGCACG tttttgttttcatatcagTTGGCCTGTGAAGCCTAAACAGCAGTCGGATGCTTCTTTAAACAATGAGAATGACTTGAAGAACCAAATGGAATGCAGTCCCATCTCAGCATAA
- the LOC109106992 gene encoding solute carrier family 22 member 6 isoform X3, whose product MKTDGAFRRFAGPLQRHVYFILTLPIFFTAFTFFVDVFTLYITPCKDNTASKSLNQTVDTNIFNISTSWTGNHSDRTRQSLTCHEANRFAHGQATYMTGLLIGSLFGGAVSDKYGKKLLLICCSAVLAVATLVVAFLPFVPVYLTARGISGVACCAIHICTFSLGVEWSLPKYRIWPPTLFSFIFSLGMMGLAAVAFLASGWMQFHLALGIPQILFLPLYFFLPESPRWLLLNKRMKTLEGYQNRSPEDKQYLALLLDSVDNETQKPLSEKTSTKTESNFANFTSPTILLRLFVMSYIGFASALTYYGICFSVGSFGVNIYLAQFFSGLSEAPSLLLPFLLKRFGRRPFSMGSLFLSGISCMLSLLVSKFCNMPALVMTLALMGKLCMQSTYCVSVLYGIELFPTVIRQKCVGLVSLCYRVACIINAVVTPDGGIPLPAMICYSSGPIIGAALCLLLPETSGIPLPDTVQDCEKQPSMKLSCCARWPVKPKQQSDASLNNENDLKNQMECSPISA is encoded by the exons ATGAAGACGGACGGCGCATTTCGTCGGTTTGCTGGTCCACTACAAAGACATGTCTATTTTATCCTTACTTTACCTATCTTTTTCACAGCCTTTACATTTTTCGTGGATGTCTTTACGTTATACATCACGCCTTGCAAGGATAATACAGCGAGCAAGTCTTTGAACCAAACAGTGGACACtaatatttttaacatctcaACAAGTTGGACGGGCAATCACAGTGACCGCACACGT CAGAGTCTCACGTGTCACGAGGCGAATCGTTTTGCTCACGGGCAAGCGACGTACATGACGGGCTTACTGATCGGCTCTTTATTCGGGGGCGCTGTTTCTGACAA GTATGGAAAGAAATTACTTCTAATCTGCTGCTCGGCGGTCCTCGCAGTTGCTACTCTTGTAGTGGCATTTCTGCCGTTTGTGCCTGTTTACTTGACTGCCCGCGGCATCAGTGGAGTAGCCTGCTGTGCCATTCACATCTGCACCTTCAGTTTAG GAGTTGAATGGAGCCTGCCCAAGTATCGTATCTGGCCACCCACCCTGTTTTCCTTCATCTTCAGTCTGGGAATGATGGGATTGGCAGCTGTAGCTTTCTTGGCCAGTGGTTGGATGCAGTTTCATCTGGCACTGGGCATCCCTCAGATCCTTTTCCTACCTCTTTATTT CTTTCTTCCAGAATCTCCTAGATGGCTGCTTCTTAATAAAAGGATGAAAACACTAGAGGGCTATCAGAATAGAAGTCCTGAGGACAAGCAGTACTTGGCTCTT cttTTGGATTCTGTGGACAATGAGACGCAGAAGCCACTCTCAGAGAAGACCTCCACTAAAACAGAGTCTAATTTCGCCAACTTTACGTCACCTACTATACTCCTGCGTCTGTTTGTCATGAGTTACATTGG ttttgCATCTGCTCTCACTTATTATGGGATCTGCTTCAGTGTGGGAAGTTTCGGTGTAAATATCTATCTGGCGCAGTTTTTCTCTGGACTATCAGAGGCTCCCTCTTTGCTGCTTCCATTTCTGTTGAAGCGATTTGGCCGTAGGCCGTTCAGCATGGGCTCGCTTTTCCTCAGTGGCATTTCCTGTATGCTGTCCCTCCTCGTTTCCAAGTTCTGCA ACATGCCTGCCCTTGTTATGACTTTGGCACTGATGGGCAAGCTGTGTATGCAGTCCACCTACTGCGTCTCCGTGCTCTATGGGATTGAGCTGTTCCCAACTGTAATAAG GCAGAAGTGTGTCGGACTGGTTAGTCTTTGTTACCGAGTGGCCTGTATCATAAACGCGGTGGTGACCCCTGACGGCGGGATCCCTCTGCCAGCTATGATCTGTTACAGCAGTGGGCCGATCATTGGTGCAGCCCTGTGCCTGCTGCTTCCAGAGACCAGTGGCATCCCTTTACCAGACACTGTACAAGACTGTGAGAAACAGCCCAGTATGAAGCTCTCATGCTGTGCACG TTGGCCTGTGAAGCCTAAACAGCAGTCGGATGCTTCTTTAAACAATGAGAATGACTTGAAGAACCAAATGGAATGCAGTCCCATCTCAGCATAA
- the sh3yl1 gene encoding uncharacterized protein sh3yl1, translating into MSSVPARPRPPTESCLLLHTQGKGFCKCETSSVSNNWDMESSDQASGGALVVTALHPFTSQQPGDLSFIPGDRITVFTKTGSTTGGKES; encoded by the exons ATGAGTTCAGTACCAGCTAGACCACGGCCTCCCACAGAGAGCTGCCTCCTTCTACACACCCAAGGCAAAGG CTTCTGCAAATGTGAAACCAGCTCTGTATCCAACAACTGGGATATGGAAAGCTCAG ATCAAGCATCAGGTGGCGCTTTAGTGGTCACAGCCCTTCATCCGTTCACCAGCCAGCAGCCTGGAGATCTGAGCTTTATTCCAGGAGATCGCATCACTGTTTTCACCAAAACCGGCAGTACGACTGGTGGGAAGGAGAGCTAA